In Cytobacillus oceanisediminis, the following proteins share a genomic window:
- the sigX gene encoding RNA polymerase sigma factor SigX codes for MDSVFDELYKKYHHDVFQFLFYMVKNKELAEDLVQEVYIRVLKSYERFEGKSSEKTWLFSIARNVAIDSFRKQKGWKQRIMEKFDWSTQQVKDELPLPEEIALQREEIQLIYRCLDLCTIDQRLVIIMRYIHELSITETADSLGWTESKVKTTQHRALKVLKKHMEDFKVKEGMDNEGIKVER; via the coding sequence ATGGACTCCGTTTTTGATGAACTTTATAAAAAATACCATCATGACGTTTTTCAATTTCTTTTTTATATGGTCAAAAACAAGGAACTGGCTGAGGATTTAGTCCAGGAAGTCTATATAAGAGTATTAAAATCATATGAAAGGTTTGAAGGGAAAAGTAGCGAAAAAACATGGCTCTTTTCAATTGCGCGGAATGTTGCCATAGATTCCTTTCGCAAGCAAAAGGGCTGGAAGCAAAGGATTATGGAGAAATTTGACTGGTCAACTCAGCAGGTAAAGGATGAGCTCCCCTTGCCTGAAGAAATTGCCTTGCAAAGAGAAGAAATTCAGCTGATCTATCGCTGTCTGGATTTATGCACCATTGACCAGAGGCTTGTCATAATTATGAGATATATACATGAACTCAGCATTACTGAAACAGCTGATTCACTAGGCTGGACCGAAAGCAAGGTTAAAACAACCCAGCATCGTGCTTTAAAGGTGCTTAAAAAACATATGGAAGATTTTAAGGTGAAGGAGGGAATGGATAATGAAGGAATCAAAGTGGAGCGATGA
- a CDS encoding ATP-binding protein, with translation MMLFRSVAGKLWGTILLLVSFVLLILTVMLLEFFENYHINETEKGLSNTAHKITRILKEHNREVGLEISWELVDDVTKVVIINSPNEYYYSPNHTGSLKLPISYLTEEDDLKEVLTEDKTVKKVTSVNPEYTDLAADDDSKILIIGVPLEGDSSNGAVFIYQSIEVMHETLRSTTKFILLAAGVAIILTTIFAFFLSTRINAPLRKMKEAAFEVARGKFDTKVPILTNDEVGELAMAFNQMGRQLKFNMNALSQEKEQLASILSGMADGVITFNRDGTILITNPPAERFLQSWFYELDDIENNTEEVPSKVMELFQLAVNTEKEQIGEISIQGRSWVIIVSPLYNNKYIRGAVAVIRDMTEERKLDKLRNDFIANVSHELRTPISMMQGYSEAIVDDIAGTDEEKKEMASVIYDESLRMGRLVNELLDLARMEAGHIQLTMEETEVNSYLQRIIRKFQGLAKEKEISLEHDLQSKGVPIQIDPDRIEQVMTNLIDNAIRHTPQNGEVKVIERSDERGLFIEVKDSGSGIPEEDLPFVFERFYKADKARTRGRSGTGLGLAIAKNIIEAHKGHITVQSKTGHGTTFSIFIPRNEG, from the coding sequence ATGATGCTCTTTAGGAGTGTTGCAGGTAAGCTATGGGGCACAATTCTTTTATTAGTTTCCTTTGTACTGCTTATATTAACAGTCATGCTGCTTGAGTTTTTTGAGAATTACCATATAAATGAAACAGAAAAAGGATTATCGAATACCGCCCATAAAATAACCAGAATTTTAAAAGAGCATAACCGTGAAGTCGGTTTGGAGATTTCCTGGGAACTTGTCGACGATGTTACAAAAGTAGTCATTATTAACTCGCCGAATGAGTACTACTATTCTCCAAACCATACAGGTTCATTAAAACTCCCTATCTCCTACCTCACCGAGGAAGATGATTTAAAAGAAGTTCTCACGGAAGATAAGACTGTAAAAAAAGTAACATCCGTTAATCCTGAGTATACAGACCTAGCCGCAGATGACGACAGCAAGATTCTTATAATTGGGGTCCCTCTTGAAGGTGACAGCAGCAATGGGGCAGTCTTTATTTATCAGTCCATTGAAGTCATGCATGAAACACTGCGTTCAACGACTAAGTTCATTTTGCTGGCAGCAGGAGTTGCCATCATTTTAACAACCATCTTTGCTTTTTTCTTATCGACAAGAATTAATGCTCCGCTTAGAAAAATGAAAGAAGCTGCTTTTGAGGTAGCAAGAGGTAAATTTGATACAAAGGTTCCGATTCTAACTAATGATGAGGTTGGCGAATTAGCCATGGCTTTTAATCAAATGGGCAGACAGCTGAAATTCAATATGAATGCTCTAAGCCAGGAAAAAGAACAGCTGGCAAGCATTCTAAGCGGGATGGCTGATGGGGTAATCACCTTCAACCGGGATGGCACGATCCTGATCACCAATCCTCCTGCAGAGCGATTTTTGCAAAGCTGGTTTTATGAACTGGATGACATTGAGAATAATACAGAGGAAGTGCCATCCAAAGTCATGGAGCTCTTCCAGCTTGCTGTAAATACCGAGAAGGAGCAGATTGGCGAAATCTCTATACAAGGGCGTTCCTGGGTGATAATCGTCAGCCCTCTTTATAATAATAAATATATAAGAGGAGCGGTTGCGGTTATCAGGGACATGACGGAGGAGCGTAAGCTTGATAAGCTCCGGAATGATTTTATAGCGAATGTTTCTCATGAATTAAGGACGCCAATTTCTATGATGCAGGGGTATAGTGAAGCGATTGTCGATGATATTGCCGGAACGGACGAAGAGAAAAAAGAGATGGCAAGTGTCATTTATGATGAATCCCTGAGAATGGGCAGGCTTGTGAATGAATTGCTGGATCTTGCCAGAATGGAAGCCGGACATATTCAGCTGACAATGGAAGAAACTGAAGTGAATTCCTATCTGCAAAGAATTATCAGGAAGTTTCAGGGGCTGGCAAAAGAGAAGGAAATTAGTCTGGAACATGATCTGCAAAGCAAGGGTGTCCCTATTCAAATTGATCCGGACAGAATTGAACAGGTCATGACCAATCTGATTGATAATGCCATCCGGCATACACCTCAGAATGGAGAGGTAAAAGTGATCGAACGAAGTGATGAACGGGGACTGTTTATTGAAGTGAAAGATTCTGGCTCAGGGATTCCCGAAGAAGACCTGCCGTTTGTATTTGAACGCTTTTACAAAGCGGACAAAGCAAGAACGAGGGGCCGATCTGGAACTGGCCTTGGCCTTGCAATTGCAAAAAATATAATTGAAGCTCATAAAGGCCATATTACCGTTCAAAGCAAGACCGGACATGGTACGACATTTTCAATCTTTATCCCTCGAAATGAAGGATAA
- a CDS encoding response regulator transcription factor, producing the protein MENQVKILLVDDEERIRRLLKMYLERENYSIDEAENGNQALSKALANDYDVILLDLMMPGKDGIEVCRELREKKATPVIMLTAKGEEVNRVQGFEVGTDDYIVKPFSPREVVLRVKALLRRSSKTTYLQTETTAKDVIVFPHLTIDNDAHKVLADGKEVSLTPKEYELLYFLAKAPDKVFDREQLLKEVWHYEFFGDLRTVDTHVKRLREKLNKVSEQAARMIVTVWGVGYKFEVINE; encoded by the coding sequence TGGATGATGAAGAAAGAATCCGCCGTTTATTAAAGATGTACCTTGAGCGTGAAAATTATTCCATTGATGAAGCGGAAAATGGAAACCAGGCTTTGTCAAAAGCTCTGGCAAATGATTACGATGTCATCCTTTTGGATTTAATGATGCCCGGCAAAGACGGCATTGAAGTATGCAGAGAGCTGAGAGAGAAAAAAGCGACTCCTGTGATCATGCTGACAGCCAAAGGGGAAGAAGTTAACCGCGTACAGGGGTTTGAAGTGGGCACTGATGATTACATTGTAAAGCCTTTCAGCCCAAGGGAAGTTGTGCTGCGCGTGAAGGCATTATTGCGCAGGTCTTCTAAAACTACCTACCTTCAAACAGAAACAACAGCAAAAGATGTAATCGTTTTTCCTCATCTAACGATCGATAATGATGCTCACAAAGTGTTGGCTGATGGGAAAGAAGTCAGTTTAACTCCAAAGGAATATGAACTTCTCTATTTCCTGGCAAAGGCGCCGGATAAGGTTTTTGACAGGGAGCAGCTGCTTAAGGAAGTGTGGCACTATGAATTTTTCGGAGATTTAAGAACAGTCGATACACATGTGAAGCGCTTGCGTGAAAAATTAAATAAAGTTTCTGAGCAGGCTGCCAGAATGATTGTCACTGTTTGGGGAGTGGGCTACAAGTTCGAGGTTATCAATGAATGA